The genomic segment TCTAATtccaagatattaatataaatcaaggGATTGCTGCAACAATAACACGCTAAGGTACATAATGAATGAGGCTATCAATCTATCAGTACTTATTGGCAttcttttcaaagaaataacatatattagagCAGTCTAGTaaacttgaaattataatgaaaaatatatgtgaaaattttatatgaagaaatatattgttatataacaaattgttatgtaacaaaattattatatataatatatttaaatatatatttttaaaaacgtatTTAAGCTGAATATTCTTAAGCTGCTCGCgcttgtcaaatttattttacgtcgACTAAGCTCTCCAATTATCTTCGAAGTCCACCGTAAACCAATAGCAAATTCGGCAAGTGCATTGTAAGGGTCTAGAGGCAACTAACCTTCGAAGGCCCGGATAGCTCAGTCGGTAGAGCATCAGACTTTTAATCTGAGGGTCCAGGGTTCGAGTCCCTGTTCGGGCGTTTTTTTTTGCGCCCCCATCGAAATGTCAtctattattatcaaagaaagatttttattttgctgcaTACAAATTTGCACGATTTCGCCTATTCGGGAAGAAAGGTTATTCTCCAATAAAGAGCTTTTGATAGTTCTGGTATTCCAACGACGATCCCGAAgcgatagagaaagaaagagacttTAAGGGTAGTGATTTCGTCGTTCGCGCCATTTCATCTTTTCGAATCGTTCCATTATCTTCTCGAGTCCTCTTTCGCGTATTTGCTGCCGTAAAATGGGATATACTGGCACACCGCCTTCCATTCCGTTATCCAAGATATAGCGATTATTGACGCCGTTCCGTAACATAAGAGCGGAATTTTGCTGCAGGAGAGGAACGGAGTATGAAATTTCGCAATTCGGCGTAAATAGCAGTGAGATCTTTCGAGGATATGGACAAATATAACTGTTTGATCTTGGATGAATAACTTTTTATCGTTGAATTTAAAGTATCTCTTAACTTTACTTCGCTTTTATagccatataatttttacatcaacattttattccatctataagaatattttacgcGACTGCAACTTTTAATTCGacgatttgttaaaaattatattcatgctATAAATCCTACAAGCATGGTTATATATTTGTAGGTTAATAAAGCGTAAGGGAAATATACtacgtgatataaaaatataatttacaaggcAGCAATTCTTTGCGCTATTAATCCCCATCTTCTGAAAAGCAATGAGTGACGTGGGATCATCGTGTCGATGATTTATACGCAATTATTTCGCAAAGGTTGGCACTCGATGCAGAGAGAATTGCACTTTTTCACGTATATTAATGACAAGCTTTCTTAGAgcgttttgtttctttatctaTCGAGTTATAATCGATTGTAGCTCGACTGCATGTATTGAAATAAGTAAATcggaaatttcattaatcaagatgaaattataaaaaggaaagagaaaaagaaattacatttataaattaaaaaaaaaattaaactattaaaaaactttacatTATTCACAATTATGCGTGAACTTTTGAAAATTGACCTAATAAGAGAtagcgaaaatattttatcaattcgtCCGAACAAAAATCGTCATAAAAATATCCCGGAATCGATATATTCCTCTTGACGGAGGAAAAGATTAACGGTTAGGAGAGAAATTgcgcaactttttttttttacgaaaattacatcataatacataatatatgacGGTCCTTGTATGTGTGGGACGTATAAATGCGTTGCACGTGGATAggatttacatatatgtaaattatacgcACACGTGCGCCTCATATTTCTAACGCAGCGCGTGCTCGGTTGTACAGTTCCGCTTTCAAATCGCGAGAATATTCCGGTGGAAGCATACATTACGCACATCGACATATTCCGAGGTTAAGAGAAAGAGGCGGATAAATATGCGTTGGATATGCAATTAAGGATTCATTCGAGACTAAGCATATGAGAGGCGAATCCTTCCGGCAGACGCCTTCCTGACACTTTCACGCAAAGTCGCATATTAGAAGACGCGTATTAGCGATGTTTATACAGCAGTTATCGTAACGCAGTTAATTGAACCTACACAACACTCGATTCACGTCATCTTTTTATCGCTGCGCGAAAACGCTaagcgttaattaattatcagctGCCGCGAGCTCGAGACCGCCATTATAACGTTGCCGAATTAATTTTCCTTCTGATTATCCGTAATTGCATATTTAGTTGGTTGTTGTACGTATATATCATAGTAatgtaatatgttatatatatatatatatatatatatatatgtgtgtaattgtcaaatgtaattttctatacatatacgtgtgtgtatgtataatatgcatttatgGCTATTGCATAAGTGATAATTGAGTGTTGCAGATGATTCATTTTGAATGTAAATTTGTGAACAATATTGGATTAGTGAATAATGCAAATgtctgtatgtatgtacgtagtattttctcctctctctctctctctctctctctctgtttttcaCTCTATCTTTGCATAAAACATTATCGATTCCAACATCCGTGAATTTTGTATTGGAAATGCctcaatcatttttattttaaatttattttttttttacaaaaacaaaattagtagattttcaacataaaagaaagaaaatataattaattttctcttttattcgataattttgtacgttaattattattattctttttctaagtgatcaaaatttaaatgcaaacagACTGTAGTTTATGAAAAACTAATAATGCATGGAATAGTGCTGTGAATCAATTGGAAagagttaaaatataaagccgCTTTCGCGCGATAAGTTTACTCTACCGCAAATGTGTGAGATAAAAGAGTGCTATGTATTTTCTGTCACGTATACACAAAGACGATGTTCTAATTCCTTTGTTTAATACACTTCTCCAATCGTTACACTCCCACGGTTTTTCCGCCGTCGTTCGCCCTCTCATCCTCACCATCGCcggctttttttttctagaaaatgtCACATACACATGTCTCTCTACCCATATCTCCGTTCATTGGTCGAACTGAGATCCTCTGTCCTTTCTGTGAactcgtttttcttttcttctcgatACACAAACTACACTGTGCAGGGTTCCATATGGTGTCATGTCGCGATCGAATTAAACTAGACcagtttattttctttttgtcgatGTTTTttcaactataaatatatgcgcttctctatttttcttcccTTTCTATCCGTCCGGCCGTGAAAATTAACGTCATCTCGAagttaatttgtataaacgatactatatatgtagagtgaatcgagagaaaattattaacatgttattaattttgtaaaatatcgaaataatatatttctgcgaaagtatataattttttaatttaagtataCCGATGTTAATTGAAATAccatatgaataaataaagctGTTTAAATACAACTTTCGCAAATAAATTCAGTTATtaagcatatatttaaaaaattttatacaatttccgtagaatcatttttttgtcattcttCACAATAtcgcatttaattttcatttctatcATTGTAATTAAACTGCTTCGCAAAGCAATTACCAGCGTTTTCGAAAATTTGGCTTTCATAGTGTTGTTAGgcttataaaagtattaaaatgcttttaaattatttgatttctaTTTGTTAATACGATCGTGTCAAAATGTCAACAATTTTGCATAACATCGAGATACTCCTTTTAATAACGTTTTTATGCAATCTGATTTACGTTACACAATTATCTGagaatatatactattatctGTGTGAGACGATTTAAAAGTTACTGTTAATAATCGTTAGTTACTGTTAGTAATCGTTTTAACtcgcaaatgtatttttttttatataatatcacgacatatttattaattacgtatACTAAATATTCATGATTCTCAAGTTATTTTCTCGATGTTAAAAGTCACGCGTTCTAGCTATTCATTATGTTCTatgtatagaatttttttgcacaaatgaCGTTTTATCACTCggggagaaaaaaaacttacttTACCTAACTCGTAGATACAAACGGCGTGTTTTATGCAAAGAAGACTAGTTTGTCTTCCCGGACTCTTTTTGCTGATGAGATCAGCCGTCAATTATAccaataattatgttaataactAATTGTCCTTGGCAGAGACCTATTATACGCCGTCTTTGGATCGTCTTTAAAATCGCGCGATTCCGCGATCGATCAGACCTTGTCAATCCTCTTCGTTTGCTGATCGATGTCAATCGGCGATCATCGGCTCTTTATTCGTGTCGCGATTCCTCAATGTCACTGTGTTCTTTCGGATTTCGATCGTCGACGATAGTTAATCTCATTCGCAACTGTAAATCGGCGCTCTTCACCGTTATCACAATGCGCTCTCGGTACTCGTTAATTACGTCATTCAATAAGAAACTGTCCGGTCGAGGAAATATCGAGCCCGTTTAAACGGACGTTGATGAAGAAAAACTGCTCGCGCGTGTTTGAAATCGCGGATGACGATCTTTTGGCGATATGTGTATATCTCGACATTTTCGCGAAACGTTGAAACGGCAGAAAAAGAGATTGGAGCTGTCATAGGCCGACGTTGAATTTATGGGAGCTGTGCATTAAAGTCCTGAATAGCCTTGTATCGAAGCGCTGAAATCGGTATAATTTTGACGAGTTGAATTTCCGACATTCGGAATAGCAAATGACCGTAACGCTCGTCGTGAATAAAAAGAAGCATTCCGATAGTATGAATACTGGGAAAATGAACCTGATGAAACACGTTTCCACGCTCgtcatgaataaataaatagcagAGATTAATTACGCGTATCGTTTGCATTGACATTGAAAATCGTCGCGAAACGATAACGGATTTCAATTCCTGCTGagaaacttaataaatatttttcaagaaacttGTGTATGTTGTGTGTGCAGTTGAAATGATATTTGCGATCTTTGCGATACATTGTGATACATTgcgatcgaaataaaaaaaggcatCGGAATACAAATAATCTGACAGATTAATGTCAGAATCTTTCTCTCATGTATCCTCTGTTATCGAGTTACTCTTCGGTATCGTTTTCACAATAACGGCCAATGAGAAGACTGCACTTTCGTAATTTGATAGACGATTCCCACGGCGAGTCCTAGTATCGTGATCACGCGTAAATAATTCGCTTAATTAAAGGTAAACCGTAGACGCCCATACGTATTGTGTAACAGCGTCATGAGGATTCTGGGTGTTGGAGCGTGGGTATCATATCGGTCGGCAATCAATGGTATTCAACCCGTTTATTTACGAGCACGCGGGCATTTAAATGCATCCGAGCGATTGCCAGAAGACACTCCCGGCGATTGGTCGGTCGGCGCATTCAGGAGTCTCTCGCACTTCTCGTTCCTCGATGCGTCCACGTGCAACGAGATCGAGAGCGCATTCGGATCAATCCCGCGATCGTAAAACGAGAAACAGCCATCGATGCttttaagagagaaaacgTTTAtggatttcattaaaattacggTCACGTCGCAAGCGATGTTGGCCTTTAACTTTACTCATTTCGTGAATTTTATCAACATCGATGAGCTTTATTATACATGCAAGAGTAAAGTAGACTAGAAGAGTCAAGCACAGTCGAGTATAATTAACTGTCCCACTCAATGCAATCCATTACGCGATTTCTTCTATTATAAGGTGACTGTGTTACGCCTAAGAATTTTAAGCGGAGCGGCTCGAAAGTCTTTCAACATTCCTTTCTCTCGGATGCGTAACGAAGGTTGTATCTCGATTTACGTTTTCCTGCCGGCTCGTAAAACGGCTTCCGGCGACACCTGCGTCCCCTCCGCAATTTAAGGgtgagagatagagaaagagaaactttaTGAGCCGTGGCGAGATCCAGTCGTCGCGCGTAAAACGTTAACTGCTCTCGTTCCGGCCAAACGAAAGAAACTATCTCTATTTAATTCCgcgattctctctttcttccgaCGCGCGCTTCCTCTGTTCACGTTAATGATTATTCGGAGAATAAAGCgaagttttctctctttttccttctctttctgtctcattcttaaaatacttttttttttgtttccacGCATTTTATACGCATTTATATTTCCGTTTAATTGATCaaacattttatcttatttccgTGGGAAACACTGATATGAATCACTTTATACGTGgagatcttaataaaaatatatattaattataaatttaatgtaagttCCTTTAGGGATTCTCATGAAGAGAGTCAAACGAAAAAATCatgttaatttcttttttgattttaGTACAATAGCGATATAATTAGCGATGTGAAATGTACGATTGCTTTATCtccatattataaattaataaattagcgaGAGCAAAGATAATTCTTGGCGATGATGCAACATTGTCTCATCATGACTCACCGATGTATTTCGCGAAACGATAACGCTTTCCTGCGAGTTAATTCGCCAATTTGGGAACAATTAgccatttttctcttatataactGGAACAATCGCTGGGATTGCGACTCTACGCGAATTTATAAcacttcttttatatttcttataacatttttattagctcttgaattttaattcgttATCTCCTGCGAACGCAGCGAAAAGAAATAAGTAGTAGGTAAATTTACAGATTGCCATAAAAAAGGTGTTAAATCTTACATTTCTCACGGCTATAATTCGCAGatattgtgttatatttttcgagattACGGATTAAATtagtgatttttaatttatgagcTACGAATATACAGCCGCATCTTTTATAGAATGTAAAAGTTATAATCTGTGACTTTATAAACTcgcaaatgttttttatatatatattttttttatgtacacgGACGAGAACTTGGCGATGAAATCGAAGAACCTTCGAATAGAGAGGCTCAATTTATTCTTGTCGGATTAAAAGAGATCGCTCTTTAAACAGTAGCTTTGAAAAGACGAGTTAAGCGCGATTTTAGATTTCTATGACATCGTTGCGTGTCAAGAGACTTGTAAACTGAATGCACTATAcgatatttactattatactATGATTatggtttatttttattatatttgtattatttcgaCATCAGAATAATCTTaagcaaaaaattgatttatcctttaatattttaatagttttccaGAAAGAGTTTTGCTACTTGCAACAATGTTAAATCTTACAAGTTAAATCCCTACGCTTTTCGAGACTAAACCATTCTTAGTCCCGAGAATAttcgttttcttttaaatatccaTGAGTAGTTTAAAGCTCTGAAGATCTTTTCGAACGAAGAATCGACAGTGTGATGGAGATTGAAAGTTTTAAAGAATTTGGAAATCTCTTCCGTCTCGATTGTCTCTATCAAGAATAacgtaattacatttataattattatattaaatattttcaacagaaCAATCtacgttattaattataatttacgcttatttatttacaagaataaatttttgagaaaaaagtgatagattataaatttataatgtcagGGATACGTAGAACAAGTTGAAATCATTTCAGCGATCGTTTCATCTGTCCGCTGATAAACCCCAGCGTCGAAAATCGAGCGAAGTgcatttttcgatattatcttCGTGTATTAATCGCTGCGTACAACTCGAGAACTTATGAGTTACGTATACGATATGTTGGCGCGAGCGTGAGTCGAGTACCGAGCGGCAATCTCGGCTTCTGGCAGAGGCCTGGCATTGCTCGAGGGAATACCGAGATGAGCGGAGTAGTAGACTGCTTGGTGCCAGCAGGCCATTCGAGTCCCTCTGCTCGCTTTAGTCCACGTccgtttctttcttccttccttccttccttcctctcctTCGCCGCTATCTTTCTATCACTGTCTTACTTAGTAACGTTACGTCTCGTCACGGCTACTCTTTCCTCAAcgtcatctctctctctctctctctctctctctctctttctttctaggAGTTTCTCTCCGTTTACTCCTCCTCcgcttgtttttttcttttgtcctCTCTGGCACTCGAAACCCTCGGGGTTATCTTCATCCGCTTTTTATTTGTACAGCACATTAGCTCGTCTTTTGCtgttgttatttttaactcgttatattttctaatgcaTCTTGTTTATTCATTCGAGAACAAACAACTTTTTTCGAAGTACaatggattttttttgcaccattttaatttgcattttttccataatttgCATAAGTTTCTCtttgtatttctattttctgcGCCCGCTtttcatttttccttttttaatataaggagatcttttcttttgtaatgTTTCTCGCGCTCGTTGTTTCTTTCTTCATGTGCGTGGACTTTGCTATTTCTTCATTCTTCTCCCTTCTCCCCCCGAGATCAATCTAATCGgccaaattttcattttacgcAATCTCGCGAGCTAACTGCAACGATCGTGTCGCGCTTTGTGTGTATAGCCGAGGACACTCTTTGCCCAAGGGAATTCTGAAAGTATCGCTGATGCTTGCGCGATTTATACATGTAGCTTTGGCAAAtagcacttttttttttgtcatgttAGATAATCTACATCGTACATTTGCGGAGCAAGTGCCAACAGCTCCGACAATTGCATTCGAATCTACATTTTGAAAAGCGCTTGCGTCATTCGGCATTGAAACGTTCATGATGCAATGATATTACAGCTTGTATTATATAGAGTGTacgaaaaacaaatttgatgagaaagagagagagcaacattttttaaaatttggtgaaaaatgttttctgtATTGATTAGATAACATATCGTACTTTATAAAGTTTCGACTTAATATCACGATGACTAAACGTCAACATATATCAAGTACTCTTTTCATCGAACACACTGTATATGCGATTGCCTAAGAACGTCACTGCGAGTCTTCAACTACCACTTGTTTGCTTCTGTTCAGAGGTGATCTAATACAGACCGTTTCTTGATTTTATCCTTCGCTTCGCATAGACTGGATCTATTCACATACACATACTTTCAAGATGTCAAGTACATAAATCAATTTGCTGTGAAATTGTGGCTCTATTGGCTGTATTGACGTTGAATGTGTCTCTCTTTACATCAcgctattttacaaaatttatcaatcagATTTTCGGTCGATTAAttcaaactataaatatatttgattaatttcttttttacatcgattaaataaatttaacattcatCGCTGCGTGTCAATTGGGGTTGTATAATGTGACATGAAAAAATGTGACgcgaaaaaatatgtgaatttatatatctcaataatgATGTGTCCTTTTACTACGGTGACATATTGTCGACATTCACTTCGAAACTTCCTTTTACATTTCACTCCTATCATTGCCGTCATTTCGTTTTTACGCGTCGCGACATTCTCTTTGATCAATTTCTTTGACCCCGACGAAATCGCGGAATGAATATTGAAACGAGGAAAGACGTTTCTTGTTCATCGTCATGTCATAGATCGTTACGTCGAGTGTTACACGCTACGATCGAATATCTTGATAATCCGATTGATGGTGATAATAACGAGAGATACTTCATGCATAAAAATCCTCTAAACTTTTTCCcacaattatagaaaatttattttacaattgaaaaaaaaaattacattgaacaaaatatacttttaagcTGCGAGAAAAGCGAAGGTCTATTCCGtgaaaaattcgattttaattAGCAAATGTCTGATtgcgttattaaaataaatgtataataattgcgttagtaaaataaaactggaaaataattttcgtttttTACTACATCTAGATATTTCAGTTATCGTTTGCCCGAGAGTACGACTCTCGAGAGACACTCTGTTCAAATCGACGACACGTCAGGGACATTCGCGAGCGTCAGATTTTTCAAACTACTCTATTATTCCAAACTACTCGGTATATATTTGCGCGCGAAGTATTTTtccgatatatgtataaggtATCTACTTTTGCGCAAACACACCCCATGTCGCACAGTCGTCGTAAACTTATGGCAATTGCTCCCGACATGTCTCGCGCATCAGGAAGAAATATCCGAACGAAATTTCtctgatgatatatatatatatatatagtggaAGAGatcagatttaattttatatgttttcgtTATCACAATAATTTAGATGACACTCGACGACGTCtggaattaatgataaatgacGCATTTCGCATTTAGCTTCTTTCGCGATTAAATGATACATAGTCACAAAGTTATTCAGAATCATTAAATAagagttatttaaatattcagatGCTCGTAATACtcgtattttttacataatgtaGCTgtcatgtaattttattatatatttattttgttttaaatttcgaagtttttatttgaatttttcacgTCTTCGAACTCGCGCGAAATCTTCTGTACATTTTATGTgacttttttcaatctttatctttattttgaaaattctgcGAAAATTCTTATCACGTTACAACTCAAATGCCAAAGTATCAGACATTCGGCAAGAAGAAGCAGAACAAGCAAAGATCAGCGAACCATTTCCTGTATATGagacatataataaaacgacGATGACAAATATTCTCCGCTTGTCAAAGTCTGCTGATCGAATGTGAAGGTCTTCCCGACTATCGTTCACATGTCCAATCTTGAAATCTCGCACCTCAATCGTTCGTTCGCGAATGACAACGCCAATATAAAgctttgaaattgaaaatttacaatattgaaGGATTTCGCTCCGAAATATAAGGTCGAAACGAAGttattttataggaaaattCTTATCTCCTTTTCGATATACGGATATGAAACGGTCTTatgaatcatatttttgtcattttgaagaataaaatttacggAGACGCTCGCTCTTAAATCCAGCCATTTCATCAAAATAcacttttttctataacagaataaaattgttgaatatttaactGATGCTTTCTCTGATCTTTTCGTAATGCTATTATGTAGATAGACAATTTAGTTGACGGCAACTGACTAGTCTTAACTGATATTGACAGGAACGATTTCGTCAAATCGTATCTGCTCTATGCTGATTCAATGATACATGGATATTGCATGTCGAATCTCAATATTTCCGTTGCGTCTCAAACGCTTTCTTGAGCTGAATCGAAACGATGATTCGCTTTCTACAGATTCGGTTCGACGGCAAATCGTCAGAAACGCTGGCATGCAATGCGCTGGCAACAAACAAAACAGAGAAAACGGCATAATAAAGAGTTAATTTATTACTGCAAAAATTCCTAATTTATTGTTCCTatcaattaagaaataatttggtattaatatttgttattgatattaatgatttaaatttggtatttttaaaatctatttgcaatatctttgaataattaattaacaattaatttgtattttgtgtttacaattttataaatatttttggaagCGAGAGTGATGTTAAATCATCACTTCTATCTTTAATGTCATCATTTTTTGCTAATTggtagagaaaataaattaacaacaaATTAGCAGTAAATTAGCACTTAATTATGCCGAATGCATCATCTGAATTTCATTCCTCGCGGTGCCAGATTAACGGAGATGAGAGACAGAACATAGAACTAATTTTGCGGTCGAGTGAAGATGAATGTGTTATACAGGGCTGATTGAGATATGGCCGACTCGAACGCACATACGTGCATACGCATAGGAGGATGCAATCTATCGATTTACcgttataaatttgaatcgaTAATTCTTCGTGCGTTGCATATCGGCAGCAGTGATTTACGGAATTATCGCTTCGTTTATCGTGTGgctcttgaaaaaataattttctattttttggcAAGAAACATTGCATGAAATGCGCTTTATATTGGGGACgtagtgtaaaaaaaaattgttgtttaaacagtgtgtttaatattatataaatgaaaaataacttttctccaaattaaagagagagagagagagagagagagagagagaaatgtttgCTGCATATACGAAATACACATGTAGGTATATGCGCGGCAAATGCAcgtatttatattacacaaaatatatgcgCATATCAAGTTGGGAGGAGTATTGTCGATGGGGCAATGATGCAAGAGGCGAAGCGGAGAAATCACAAATTCGCGGAGAAAAATAAGCAACAGATGGTTGTCAGCAAATGTTTACGAAGAATTCCTGCGCGGATTCCTgacaagtatataaatattcttgttaTTATAAAGCGGGaacgttttataatttcttcctCGCACAATTCCCTATTCGCAAATATTCCCATGTCAATACTTTTCTGCCTTAATATAAACAATGCCACTAACAATATTTTACTCGATATTTTACTCGTgtcacataaaaattattacgaaaattttgcgtaaaatatcgtgatgtgtaaaatattgtaataaacgCGTTTAAATTCACGCTCCTTCGCgtgagttaattaatttttttttttatcatcatttttgACAGTTTCCCAAGTCTTTTTAGAATTAGCGCGTAATCCCAGCGAGATGTTTCGAAGCAAACTGTCAGCCGAATGATGTATCGTGTGTCTAATTTGTTTGTTCAACTCCGCTTTCGATGGAACAGTGCTAATAGGTAAACATGCTTATTTCTCTCTGTCATTGTTCTTTGGCTTTGTACTTGTATTAAATCTGATACgataacttattttttcataattgttagtaatataatttatataattgttaattaaattaataaaaaaaagattccggATCTGTGATTATACCGTTACTGTAAAGTAAGCATCATATCTCTCGCAAATGTAACCGTATTAGATGGATCCTTCTCTTTGCGGGGCTTAAACGCACACAAATGAAACGCGACGTGGGTGCTCCCTTCCGTGATTATTCgttcgtataatattattacacgcTGATTACCGTTGTATAACGTGATTATCTGCGTGTGGCCTTCGTTCGAGACGGATGTGTAATTATCATCGGTGGTGTAGGTGGCTCGTCAATTTCCCCACCTTTCTTCGTCTTGCTTTAAACGCTCCGGAGACTTAGATCttggataaaaatatgacGCGTAACCTGACaactatttctattttaaagataaagagacgtatatttttgttcgtttccttagaaaaatataagtgaTAACGTCTAGTATGAGTCGTTAgataatgttttctttttctta from the Cataglyphis hispanica isolate Lineage 1 chromosome 20, ULB_Chis1_1.0, whole genome shotgun sequence genome contains:
- the LOC126857173 gene encoding uncharacterized protein LOC126857173 translates to MAIKANKIPLLCYGTASIIAISWITEWKAVCQYIPFYGSKYAKEDSRR